The sequence ccatcggatggaggtgtgccgccgaggctgcggcggccatttagccgatattttgttccatacgtaattgagccataccaatattatcataatatagagaaatgacaataatttcctaaaaaagttgtattttattcaaaatcaacaccggcccttgaaacttaaccacccgttATATTGCAATGCCACCCAAGGgctaaaatttatcaaattaaaataaatattcattctTTTCTCTGCTTCATCCTGCTCAATACTGTCAACAATTTCTTTCGATAATTGAATAACTTCTTCGGCGATGTAACAATATTCATCATCGCTGTCTACAAAATATCTTTGAGCACACTTCTCATGACTAAACTCCATTACTTGTtccaataattaaaatacacGGCTAGGACCCATTACGAAGCCCCGTCACttgttttgagagaaatattacgaatttcCAATGAAATTCACAGGAGATGTTGATTTAgtgcttattttgctaaaactagcaccaacactattcagttaataatagtttttaagttatttgttaataaaatttgtcttttaccTTCACCATATTTTGATACAATAAGTGcacttaaatttcatttttaagttgCAAACTCCGAATATGCCAGCCAAATTAACAATAACTCAAAAGCATCGCTGAAATGGAGTGCTCCCAGAAGCAAAGAAATGGAGGGCTGGCAGAAGCAATAAACAAGAAAACTTCTATTAGAATAATGAGATGATTTTCGCTTGTAgcgcttttttttaaatataacttatatatatatatacatatatatatgtatatgtatcaaATAATTCCGcgatttttatttcgaaaatttaaaaaaaatatatatatgtatacatatatataatataataatcaaattttgtaaaatcgaCCAAGAATTCTCCTATTCTCTCCAGCAGAAGTGCTGCCAGACATCttataaacaaacaattttataagataataaatgaataaaaatacaaacttttccagtttatttcaatattatatatatatatatgcctaGACGcatataatatagaaataaactggacaattttgtatttttattcatttattatcttctaaaattgtttatttgtaaGATGTCTGGCAGCACTTCTGCTTGTTGAAATAACCAAAATAGGAGAATTCTTGGtcgattttacaaattttgaaatcaaataacttaaaaactatagcCCGCGCCAGGGGAGGTCTTCACTTTTAGAAAGTAGAATATCCCCCCTAccccctttttttaaattcatggggcattatgtggaaattttcccAAATACACTGTAAAGtgcattttaaaattcataatcagaactgtatgtttttgtttacaatttttgacaCTTTATCATGGGTTAAGTGTCGTTCTTTAGCGATGCAACTGATTAGTGCTGTCCTCTATTGGCTATCACCAGCTGTCCCTTTGCTAATGCTATGGTTATAAAGATTTCTCACTTACACTGCGAAATAcatcatacacacacatttggCAAGTTTGACATTTTACAACTTTCTATTTgcgttaataatatttaatagtaAATGCAGATAAATGTGCCCATAATATATTCTgaggggattctgctgtttccgtggcgccgcaatcttaaggcggattcttatagaactcgacaaaagagaacgaaatgaaagagtaaaattttttgatatctcgcttagttttcgagatattgaataaaaaaaggccttcaaaatgccctttggaacttcactataatttgccacattacactatatattttttaacacttgactaaaattcacgaaatatacactcacacgcgtgtttttacttatttttatccttatattcgaattatttttattaaaataaaatgcaaatacatTTGTCCATACAGTTACTATCCAAATTTAAAAGCGAataagaagattggaatgacaacagtatggtgttgccggatgcctgcaaatgaaacaaaaatatgaacaaaaattaagtatttaagtttagtgttaatgatagggatgggggttattgtgcccccttactacatacacgcatatgatgttttaattttgggttcaatggttttaacacggaaagaagttctacgcaaaaatactgtggattgcgtagccggagttggactgatgagggttatttttttgaagcgcggccgaaggccgcccacgcgaaaaggagttctacgcaaaaatactgtggattgcgtagccggagttggactgatgagggttatgtttttgaagcgcggccgaagccgcccacgcgaaaagaagttctacccaaaaatactgtggattgcgtagccggcgttggactgatgagggttatttttttgaagcgcggccaaaggccgcccacgtgataaggagttctacgcaaaaatactgtgttaattaatttaattttaactgctttattattttttgagatacgcttaatatcattgtttttaagtttcgatgagttctatgtttttattttcaaaattatttctcaattttaaattacaccaaaaaatactgcagttttacaatgaaccttctactgaacatctctgcatacgaacttcgtttttacttcaggtgtatggcaacaccaacttttcgctaaattagagaactttaacattaaattacttaaaaactaagcgagatatcaaaaaattttacttgttcatttcgttttcttttgttaaGTTCTATAAATTCCGCCAttaaattgcggcgccacggaaacagcagtattgccTATTCTGAGCCTGTTTGTAAGTACTATATATCCTATTggtggaattttaaaatttttcaatttcaatcatTGATAATACTTAAACTACTTGCAGAATCTTTTTTTGGCCACTTGAATATTAACTTTGGGACTGAAACACATCGttttagccaaaaaaaaatgcactccTCAAGGTCGATTTTAGCAGAAGTGGCTAAACTGCAGAATTACCGATAATTATTAAGGAAAGTTCAGCTTAatcgaaaaaatcttaaaattatttaacgAAATATTTCTCGGTTAAAATATCACCATACAAACACTTACTAAATTACTGAAGCATTTGCCACATCTTCTGTTATCACTAAAATTCTAGACAAAGCTTAATCTCAAATAATCGATTCTGTGTGCATAGAAAGGAATGTTTAGGATTTGCATGGTAACTTCGAAAGTTTTCAACCTGATCTACGACAATTCAAATTTAGTGATGACAACACTTGTAACAAATATACTCAAAATATGCAACATCATATAGGCAACACTGGGAAAACCTTTGCAGGAATTTAGTTCGTAAAGATTGGTTGgggtttattaattttttctgaagTCTATATAAGAGGTATACATGGCTTTTATACACTATCTGCCTTGCTTACTCTGCACATTCATACCATTACACCAAAATCGAGCAGTAGACAGataatatatgcatgcatgagaTAACCCCTTGTGCATATTATAAAGcctaaaataaaagttaaataaacaTATATGCTCATAAGTATTGGTGTataaatgtgtgtatatatataaacgtatatacttaaaaatttatataaatgtatatacatataaattaatacagatatatatacatataaatcgatatatatttatttatacatatatctatataacATTGCTGGCAGTAGTTAAAAGAGCTCGCCGGGCACTAAAAAAACCTTGTCAGTAAACTAAAATAACTATATTATAAATCAGATAGAAATCTGaagaacagaaataaatatagcaaaatgcatgaaaaaggaGTGTAACACTTACATACGTACTTGTATGACAACGGGATGCAAAACTAGTAGGTTGTAGAAAATCTCACGATTGTTGTTCTTGTATTTATTTCGCAGTCTTTATTCTTTGCGCTTACAccttaatatatacatacatacctaggTGTAgatatgtgtaagtatatatgaACTGTTTATATTACATCCACTATTTTTAACGTCTGGACTGCCTTACCATTCACAAATAGGAACgagttaaataataataaaaaaaaaagagaacttGCAATTTCTAGCATATATGCCcgagaaaaaattttagttttagcagCCTTAGATTAATATTTTCCCCATTTGTTATATTGTTGACTTTGCCCACTTGTACACACTTCCTGGTTTTAAAAGTTTAATACTATTATTTTATGACATTTCTGTCTTTTAcattaaaactgaaatttttagtCTTATTCGTAACCACGACACGACGcatacacaaaataaatttttattaaaaaacgatTCCCTTAGCCGATTGACCAACTGTCGAAAACGAAGCAAAACGACAGCGCATGGCGTCCAAGCGCAATACAATCGCTAATTTGCGAAAACAGTTGATTTACCGATTGTAttcagaaaatgtaaaaaaaacaacgaattaataacaataaatttaaaatctctTAATCTATAAGTTTTCTTCTTGTCCGATGGAATTAAACGACTCCGCTATTTCCTCTGCaacaaaaaccgaaaaactTACGACGTTGTAATGCCAAGCAGTGACGCACGTACCCAAGCCGTCCTCTTTTTGCGTGTTCATATGCTCGCTTATTTCACTCTTACACACATTAGGTTGTTTCCACGGTTGCCactttcacaaatttttagtaGTGCATACTCACGATGTAGAGAATACTGAATGAGCCGCTTCCGAAAACCGCTACTTTATTCTTGGCGAATTTGACAGTTGAGCGATGACGGTACACAAAATAAGTAACTCTttgtgcatgaatgtatgaacgtgcagaTGTATTTCTGCACGTCTGATTCGATACTTATGGCTTTCCACTCATTTTCCCTTATTCTTCCACTTCTTTTTCTCTGCTTAATTTCTGTAGTGACGTACGCCACATACTCGAACGTACAGTGCATACTCACATAAAATACTTTTAACGAAAGTTAAAATACATACTCATAAAGTGCGTTCACTTCTGCAGTTGTTACCactaaattcacaaaaattattctaCCCTGTTTGAAAGGTTTTTGCTAATAGGAATCGGTATATTTATAGgcatttggtggaatatttcattgtttctggTTTGTATAATAATTGCTATCGTTTTAAAAAAGGcaattataatacgttcacatataagtcgattatctatttttttcgtgcttaaccCCAGTACGTAATTTAGAAGCGAGATTACCCATACGAAATTTCTGTCACGAAATCTGaggttataaaataatcctaggtTATTGCCGTAGTTTTTTGCAACCTGCGTTTTCTAtatgataaataattatttttacggaTTTAAAGAGAAACGtctaagtaaaaactaaataaaatggatgccggcaaagaaaacacgtttgtAAGTAATGACTAATTTCTAATAatacataattctaataaaatgtttgctagGTATTATTAACCATACATCCATTTAACAGAAATAAAGCCTATGTCTATAAATGCTTTGTTCTCTTATTACCTTCATAAAATGTAATACCGAATTTAGAATGCGTATTGctaccaaaattttttgaatcctaGGTTATTGCCGTAGTTTTTTGCAACCTGCGTTTTCTGAatgataaataattatttttacggaTTTAAAGAGAAACGtctaagtaaaaactaaataaaatggatgccggcaaagaaaacacgtttgtAAGTAATGACTAATTTCTAATAatacataattctaataaaatgtttgctagGTATTATTAACCATACATTCATTTAACAGAAATAAAGCCTATGTCCATAAACGCTTTGTTCTCTTATTACCTTCATAAAGAGTAATACCGAATTTAGAATGCGTATTGctaccataattttttgaatcctCAGTAATCAGTGTTTACGGACTTCCTCCAAttacgcaattaaattagctattccctATTGCTTCTCCTtgccttttcttcatatcgttaataataattaaataaaccaaGAACTcgaaaatattccaccaaatgcATCTATGTGTACaggcttttttctgtaatatgatTACATTATTAATAAAAGCAACCCAAATTTTACTAGAGGTTTGTCGATAAACCTCTTATCTTTGCCTTTGTAAAATAGTTATCTATGTCACAGATAATACATAGTTGTACAGCAATAAGCATATTTATAATCTGAGACTATATTATAATCTATAATCTAATATAATTACATAACCTCCATTCAAATACACGACAAAAATTGTTATCTAAAATCTACGGAATTGTTGCCATACGGTCGACTGCAAGGAGAATTCACAAAAGGTACTCAGTAGAACAATACTAACAGTTGTATGTGTCATATCCAAGGCGGATTGAGTACTGAAGGTGGCGCCATTAGGAAACAGTTACTTTACTTTGTCGTTAGCTCTTTTGCAAtgcaaaacaaacgaacaaaacaaacaaaagtaggtgatattacatgtttgtgaaagtTCAATGAAACACTtgataatattgtgatttgtgagattaaaactgagcaaacgaagtgccgcgtgttaaatcGTTAAAGCACAGATTAATATAGAGACTAAAAATGTAGTTTGCTTGCGTTTATATGCGGATGACGCCGTGGCTAGAAAGTATGCCTGTGTGGGTATGATTAtaattgtttccattgctttcttcgcggcgaattcggaaggcgcaatcttttTCTCTACCATTCTTGTACCATatccagagaacgtaaattcatagagaaggcgcagtcccggccctTTCCCCATcttgcaagaatgatagaaagaagattgcgcccatcagagagtacgtgacgtcacgtttttccaatTTGTGCGGTACTGCCAactatttgctcttcgcaataaatttagtgctcttTTATACCGAaattgcgaaaattttgaagtttcgtgtttgtttctttttttttaatttaaagctaccggaactttaagttaaaaaaaactgtattatcgtacaaaagaaggttaaaaaaggtcactctgagaagattttagtgctaatgaaaattagttggttcttataaaatttgatattttgaaagtgtgaatttaattttttgctcctttcaaggttatgcaagaatattaaatgcccctctctcaactcttcttaagattgaaagcctttttacacattttaaaaggcgtttgagaTTACTGAATTCGGATTAAAatcatagaggtgtaatcgtttcttccggccatcaatccttagtgggaaatagggcatcaagaggtgtattgattgtaaaaataagccacaaaacaccagaaaatactaaagaaaccgtactgaaatttttacaaaaggagtagcttatctagttacataacctcaaatatagcaaataagtcgtttcCTTAGCCAaatagtctcgcttaacaaaaaaaaaactcaaaaattaaattgtacataagcataacacatttagtaaaaaacacacacatacgaaagacaatttgtcacgcataaaaagttctttaagtgattcaataaaaatttgctcttttattttctttgaatgggcattttagtgcgtttttatatccaaagctagacaacactgcagtagcgagagagagatttcaCTGCCGAAATCAGAAgagcaccaacaacacctgcaatagcggacaatgccaccagatgttaaaaaaagtaaagctaaataaaactaaatgaattattgaactaatttttttaaaatgtatattttacaaaattataaacattacattttaattagaacaggctagaaaaatgtcatgaaggaAGAAGTAAAACTCCGGGACTAAATAACAAACCAAAATGCTAAATtcagttacgaaaatggtaatctggccatactggagctaaaatcacgtaactcgttgtcaaattcgctgagagcaaagtagcgaGACCAcaataggcgccatctcattattctttccatcatcaTCATTTTGGGCTCTAACAAAACACGGGTAAGAAATTCACTCAGAAATTACTTCaccacaagttaacagtaggaaattaattaatatggctgccggagataaatgagagggagagagtgagtaaccttcatatatgtacattaacctTCGACTACTGCGTTTCATAGTAAGAACTACATACGCAAAGTAATATACAAATTAACTACTTATCTACTAtaagagaacataaaataattgtttcgaaattttctcgtAGTCTTGAAATGTCTGACACAGggcttttttataagctacttatgtaattttctgcaacttactgtatgctcatgcgcgcacttgactaccaacagctgcggctgtcgagcatttagaaagacgtatttacatacatactatattaaCCCATACACCGCGaccattcgacatgacaaaaattcaagatttaccaaatattggcaaataattcaacgcgaaatattccaatattgactattttcgaatggtcgaaaAAATTGGCAtgtgggcggctcgttttatgaatgaaaatgctttgttcgtagaaatatgagctcgaacttttcaatgaatttgtttttgttgtgctttttagcGTTAAGCGCCACCGCGtgtaaataatcatggccgctaCAACTGCgtctatgaatgcattttgttcttgtagttgcTAGGcgtaaaattttggttttggaaacatatgcatgtagaggcataaagtgagtgcgtgcggttatatgtacatacatatgtacgtatgtatatacgaatgtgcattgttttgcttagaatagaagcATCTTCGTACCTACATTGTCCcaaaatatgtattcatatatgcatacatacatacatatgtatatgtaaaagcATCCGGTTTAGAtgagatttttgcatacatatgtatgtatattagaaatatgtttccATGTGTAGATATGCATATAAGCTGTGTTGTGAATATGAATGTAGATGTTATTATTAGTTGAAATAAAATCCACGGTTTGCGTTatggtgtaaaatattttaatatgattCGGCTTGTGAATATACTGTTCTTACAATTGCGAATGATGTTGTCTCGTCGCCGGTTGAGAAGAGAAGAAGGTATTTAGAGAGAGCGTGCTAACGACTATTGTCAAATGACGAACTGTCATTAATTAATTGAGCAGGGATTCTGCCACATTCTCTCCCACCAGTGATTGCATATGATCACGTTAAGAAAGTCACAAAACGATGGGGTTTTTTTGATACTCGACCTGAGCGTGTTACAACTTCCGTGGGTGCACTGTTAGAGTTATTGTGTTCTTTGGAATTACAATTAACATTTGATGTCTTAATACTATTTTGTACAATTTTCTGTTTATTATCTTCTTTTTTGACATTAATTGCATCATCGTCTATTATTGCGGCTTTCAGTCGGTCAAGAGATACTGTCGATACTTTGCCATTTACCAGAACGtcgaaatgtttttctttatgtttCACTACTTTAAATGGGCCATCATATGGCTGCTTAAATGGTGGTCGCACAGAATCATCGCGAATGAATACATGCGAACAATTTAAAAGTTCTGTTTGCACGTGAAAATTGTTATTTGAATGATTAGACGTGACAATGGGGTTTAATTGATTCATAGTGTTTTTAAGATTGTTGACAAAATCTGATGTGTAAACTAGGGGTTTGTCATCAAAGAAATCGCCTGGCAATTTTAGCGTCGTAGCGTAAATTAACTCTGCCGGTGAAGTTTCAAGGTCAGCTTTGAACGTTGATCGAAGACTAAGAAGTATCAGAGGTAATGAATCATACCAACGCTTGTCTTTGTGACACATGATCGCAGTTTTAAGGGTGCGATGGAAACGTTCAATCATGCCATTAGCTTGTGGATGATAAGCGGTAGTGCGTAAATGCTTGCATCCAAGAAGTCGATTTAACTCCTTGAACAAATTAGATTCGAACTGTCTACCTTGATCAGTGGTAATAAAATTGGGTGTCCCAAAATATTGGACCCAACCATGAATAAGAGCTTCGGCTACAGTTTCAGCCGTCATATTTTCGATGGGAATGGCTACGGGCCAGCGAGAAAAACGACCAATACACGTCAAACAATAACGAAAATTGTTGTTGGTAGGGAGTGGTCCTATCAAATCGATGTTGATGTGTCTAAAACGACCATCGGGAACATTGAAATTAACCAGTGCAGCTTTGTTGTGTTTATGAATTTTACTCTTTTGATAAGGTATACACTGCGCTGTCCACTTGGCGACATCAGATTTGACATTTGGCCATATGTAATGTTCAGTTAAAAGTTTGATGGTAGCTATTTTACCGGGATGTGAGAACCCGGGCACAAGGTTGAAAACTTGTCTACGGAGGTTCTCGACAACAAAACGTCTAATAAGTTTTATTGAAGTGACACAATATAAGTGTAGTTGTGAATTGGGTAGAGAGATTTTGCTCAGAGCGAGAGAATGTTTGGATTTTCCATCAAGAATTAGTTGCAGTTCTCTGCAATAAGGTCGAAAGAAAATTTGTCACAACTGACTTCCTCAATTCTAGATAAGACATCTGCTACTATGTTGTCTTCGCCTGAAATGTGGCGTATGTCCGTGGTCATTTGACCAATAAAGTCCAATTGTTGTAATGGGCGTGGCGAAACTTGTTCgggtttttgagaaaatgcgaaaatgaGTGGTTTGTGATCAGTGTACACAATGCATTCGCGTCCTTCGATCATAAATCGATGATGTTTAATTGCTTGAAAAATTGCAAGAAGTTCACGATCGTATGTACTGTAACGTTTCTGAGTGTCTGTCATtcgtttataataaaaactaagGAGTTGCAATTGATCGTTTGAAACTTGATGAAGAGCTGCTCCAATGGAAAAAATTACTGGCATCGACTAGAAGTACTAATTTCGCGTTTGGAATAGGGTGCGCTAAAAATGCGACATTAGCGATATCAGATTTAGACTGTTCGAAAGCGTCAGAGGTTTCATCGGTCCAAATAATTGGGAAagtgtctttttttttgttgccttttaTAAGAGATTGAAGTTTGCCTTGAATAAATGCGGCATTTGGCACAAATCGACGATAGAAATTCAAAAGTGCGATGAAACGTCGGAGTTCGAaggctttttcatttttataacttCAACTTTGTCAGACAGTGGTATGCTTTcgctttttttgattaaatgtcccaaaaaatttatatcGCTTTTACCGAAGGTGCATTTTGCGAGattgattttaatattaaattcgcGTAAACGTTCAAAAACTAAgcgtgtacgatttttgtgcTCCTCGCTGTCTCTAGAGGTGATGCAAATATCGTCGATGTAGACTACTACGAAAGGCAAATCATGGAATAAATTATTCATGAAACGTTGAAAAGTTTGAGGTGCGTTTCTCAAACCAAATGTCATTACATTGAATTCGAAGAGACCAAAAGGGGTAATaattgctgttttttctttgtctTCTTCGGCAATTGGAATTTGATTGTAAGCACTTACGGGATCAATCTTTGAGAAAATTTCCTTATTAGCACAAATGTGTGTCAAGTCTTGAATGTGAGGTAAAGGGTATCGATCAGGCGTGGTGATAGCATTGAGCATGCGATAATCGCCACAAAGGCGCCACTGTCCTGTCTTtttttgaaccatatgcagGGGCTTGCCCAAGGACTTTTGCTTGGTTGACAAATACCAGCTTTGATCATCAGTTCGAATTCCTTTTTTGCTATTGCTAGCTTTTCTGGATTAGGACGCCGAGCACGGGAGAAGACTGGTTGTCCACTTGTAATAATCTGATGTTTGACTGAACTTTGTTTCAGATTATTACCTTTATTGAAAGTAGGGGGAAGCGTAAGATCTTTGAATTGTTGCAATAAATCGCTAAAAATCGAGTTGTCGTCAATAGTGTTGACTCTTTCATATTGAATTAATTGAGAATTGCATTTGGTGCGTAACTTAGTTTTCGCATCGATTAATTGCTTGTTCTTGATGTCAACTAAGAGGCCAAATTCATTGAGAAAATCTGCACCTAATATTGGCTTTGCTACATCGGCGATGAGATATGACCATGTGAAGTTACGTCGAAGTCCAAGGTCGACTGAAGAAGTGAAATAACCGAAAGTAGCTATGGGTGTGCCATTTGCGGCGAAAAGTTTATAGCTATcgggaaattttaattttttgaaaaaatttcgaggTAAAACGGAGAAATCTGCTCCGGTGTCAACTAAGTATTTGCGGCAATTTGAACGATCTGTGACAAATAAGCGGCGAGAATAATTCAGACCCACTTCGTCTACCGCAAATGATGAAGTGGAATTTAGTTTTTTGAATGTTCATCACATTTATCGTCGGACTTTTTGAATGCGCATGGCTGTTCACACTTGCGTGCCATGGCCTAAAAACGATAATGAAATCGACAATACGGTCTTTTATTACGAGATTTGGAACGTGAACGACTCGAATTGTGTGACTTCTGGGATTTATTTGGACTATTGTTTCTGCTCGCTCTAAATTCGCGAAAAGATTTGGCTAATTCATCGACACGAGCGTTCAATTGAAGGAGTGTGTTATCCGATTTAATCTCCGAAATTAGTTTTGGGGCAGTCAATTCGACAACTTTATCTGCTAAGGTAGCACAGGTGTTGAGATCGTCGTTTGAAATTGCCACGACGGCACCCGTTCAATCCAAAGGGACTTGATTACTTCATCGGTGAGAGCATTTTTGGCTAAATCACGCATTTTGAGTAACAAATGTGACGGTTTGTCATCACCAAGTTCGATTTCAGTGAGTAAAACTCTCAGTTTCCTTTGATCAGATTGAGTGTATTCACTAATTAGACGGTTTTTAAgtgatttatatttgttttccgCGGGTGGACTATAAATCAAGTCAGAAACCATTGATAAATACTCAGGTTCAAGAACagatattatattacaatacatGATTATACTTCGAATTGTCGTGAGTAATGCTACCGTTAATGAATTGTGCTtc comes from Anastrepha obliqua isolate idAnaObli1 chromosome 6, idAnaObli1_1.0, whole genome shotgun sequence and encodes:
- the LOC129250609 gene encoding uncharacterized protein LOC129250609, with the protein product MTAETVAEALIHGWVQYFGTPNFITTDQGRQFESNLFKELNRLLGCKHLRTTAYHPQANGMIERFHRTLKTAIMCHKDKRWYDSLPLILLSLRSTFKADLETSPAELIYATTLKLPGDFFDDKPLVYTSDFVNNLKNTMNQLNPIVTSNHSNNNFHVQTELLNCSHVFIRDDSVRPPFKQPYDGPFKVVKHKEKHFDVLVNGKVSTVSLDRLKAAIIDDDAINVKKEDNKQKIVQNSIKTSNVNCNSKEHNNSNSAPTEVVTRSGRVSKKPHRFVTFLT
- the LOC129250610 gene encoding uncharacterized protein LOC129250610: MRVLGFYAEDALAGSYKLFAANGTPIATFGYFTSSVDLGLRRNFTWSYLIADVAKPILGADFLNEFGLLVDIKNKQLIDAKTKLRTKCNSQLIQYERVNTIDDNSIFSDLLQQFKDLTLPPTFNKGNNLKQSSVKHQIITSGQPVFSRARRPNPEKLAIAKKEFELMIKAGICQPSKSPWASPCIWFKKRQDSGAFVAIIACSMLSPRLIDTLYLTFKT